A genomic region of bacterium contains the following coding sequences:
- the rimO gene encoding 30S ribosomal protein S12 methylthiotransferase RimO gives MSERKPRLGLISLGCAKNQVDSECMSADLERAGFELTEDLSEAEAVVVNTCGFIRPAKEESIETILQAARLKEEGSLRVLAVVGCLAQRYSKELRAELPEVDIFLGVGESQAGLPAALRRALGLAGGMRCEATDFPLRRVETVTHGWAYLKISEGCDNGCAYCAIPLIRGPRVSRPLRELTEEARWLEGLGVRELNLIAQDVTGWGAERGEHLTDLLAALLKETSIPWLRLLYAHPAHIDSRLLEFMAANPRVLPYLDLPIQHVSDRVLAAMGRPLTGASMRELLAQTRSILGRPVLRTTVLLGFPGERRRDFEELLEFVAEARFDRLGGFIYSAEEGTPAAALRETVSRAEKERRLEAVLDLQRSISAELQQERVGQTLEVLVEQPAPPAERPAPEYKWLGRSRAHAPEVDGWVYLSRGRPHPGQIVQARVIDSGDYDLFAEVRPQ, from the coding sequence TTGAGCGAGCGCAAACCGCGCCTGGGGCTGATCAGCCTGGGCTGCGCCAAAAACCAGGTGGACAGCGAGTGCATGAGCGCGGACCTGGAGCGCGCCGGGTTCGAGCTGACCGAGGACCTGAGCGAGGCCGAGGCCGTGGTGGTCAACACCTGCGGCTTCATCCGCCCGGCCAAGGAGGAGTCGATCGAGACGATCCTCCAGGCGGCGCGTCTGAAAGAGGAGGGCAGTCTGCGCGTGCTGGCGGTGGTGGGCTGCCTGGCCCAGCGCTACAGCAAGGAACTGCGCGCCGAGCTGCCGGAGGTGGACATATTCCTGGGGGTGGGTGAGTCCCAGGCCGGGCTTCCCGCGGCCCTGCGCCGCGCCCTGGGCCTTGCGGGCGGCATGCGCTGCGAAGCCACCGACTTTCCCCTGCGCCGGGTGGAGACAGTCACCCACGGCTGGGCCTACCTGAAAATATCGGAGGGCTGCGACAACGGCTGCGCCTACTGCGCGATCCCGCTGATACGCGGCCCCCGGGTGAGCCGCCCGCTGCGGGAACTGACCGAGGAGGCGCGCTGGCTGGAGGGTCTGGGGGTGCGGGAGCTGAACCTGATCGCCCAGGACGTGACCGGCTGGGGCGCCGAGCGCGGCGAGCACCTGACCGACCTTCTGGCAGCCCTGCTGAAAGAGACCTCGATCCCCTGGCTGCGCCTTCTGTACGCCCATCCGGCGCATATCGACAGCCGCCTGCTGGAGTTCATGGCCGCCAATCCGCGCGTGCTGCCCTATCTCGACCTGCCGATCCAGCATGTCAGCGACCGGGTGCTGGCCGCGATGGGCCGCCCGCTGACCGGCGCCAGTATGCGTGAGCTGCTCGCGCAGACTCGAAGCATCCTGGGGCGGCCGGTGCTGCGCACCACCGTGCTGCTGGGGTTCCCGGGCGAGCGCAGGCGGGATTTCGAGGAACTGCTGGAGTTCGTGGCCGAGGCGCGGTTCGACCGCCTGGGCGGGTTCATCTACTCGGCCGAGGAGGGCACCCCGGCCGCCGCGCTTCGCGAGACAGTCAGCCGGGCGGAGAAGGAGCGCCGCCTGGAGGCCGTGCTCGACCTTCAGCGCTCGATCAGCGCCGAGCTGCAGCAGGAGCGGGTGGGACAGACTCTGGAGGTGCTGGTGGAGCAGCCCGCCCCGCCCGCCGAGCGACCCGCCCCGGAGTACAAGTGGCTGGGCCGCAGCCGGGCCCACGCGCCCGAGGTGGACGGCTGGGTCTACCTGAGCCGGGGCCGTCCGCACCCGGGGCAGATCGTGCAGGCCCGGGTGATCGACAGCGGTGACTACGACCTGTTCGCTGAGGTGCGGCCGCAGTGA
- a CDS encoding DNA alkylation repair protein yields VFLEEPKLVGGEQMEAWAAQFDSWALCDGACIHLFRRTAQAWDKALEWCGREDEYVKRAGFALAATLAVNDKAAPDERFLPLLEAVEREAGDSRNLVKKAVNWALRQIGKRNLGLNSQAIAAAHRIASQGGAAARWVAHDALRELTGRAVQERLGSRR; encoded by the coding sequence GTGTTCCTGGAGGAGCCGAAGCTGGTCGGCGGCGAACAGATGGAGGCCTGGGCCGCGCAGTTCGACTCGTGGGCCCTGTGCGACGGGGCTTGCATCCACCTGTTCCGGCGCACGGCGCAGGCCTGGGACAAAGCCCTGGAATGGTGCGGGCGGGAAGATGAGTACGTGAAGCGGGCCGGATTCGCCCTGGCCGCCACGCTGGCGGTGAACGACAAGGCCGCGCCGGATGAGCGGTTCCTGCCGCTGCTGGAGGCGGTGGAGCGCGAGGCCGGCGACAGCCGCAACCTGGTGAAAAAAGCGGTCAACTGGGCCCTGCGCCAGATCGGCAAGCGCAACCTGGGCCTCAACAGCCAGGCGATTGCGGCGGCGCACCGGATTGCCTCCCAGGGCGGCGCCGCCGCGCGCTGGGTGGCGCACGACGCCCTGCGGGAGCTGACCGGACGCGCGGTCCAGGAGCGCCTGGGCAGCCGTCGCTGA